The following coding sequences lie in one Phragmites australis chromosome 8, lpPhrAust1.1, whole genome shotgun sequence genomic window:
- the LOC133926826 gene encoding disease resistance protein RPM1-like isoform X2 has translation MLINSFCRYEDGYLTCSRKSEFAILRDQIINKTENVFHRAVVSILGECGIGKTTLAKKLYNDPDIMKHFEVHAWVCLPPHIRFGDYVEIMYKQVSSQVPEAPEQDETVACSPCDGETTDKELKLLQHLQNRRYLVVLDGLSNTSDWNSLFGVLPDDNNGSRILLTTPLSVKEINHIGPQIARIELPCLDIIHGEELFCQRVFGAKEPPQIYRSKAYYEKVHQISTGLPLAIIVLAGILRSKVIPMEWDDVFKQLESNGQPKPVRSIWCLAFDDLPHYLKSCFLYFASISENVIVYPDRLVRLWIAEGFVVPKKAETLEDVGFDYLKELVSRGLLQVMEKDAGGCIKLVTIHNLLHSFVESEAQDSCFLEIHHHANVLNPNAVRRLAVQNYVDTYIHIPNTFPKLRSLLCDFAEDQRSSSSFGGQQPHSLWGNLAELCLRSCATSKSVGSDVLHGLHFLQGSRFLRVIDLNGLKMQKLPNEIGNIIHLRYLGIRNSNLEELPSSMSKLDNLQTLDVRRTNVGNIVDEFWEIQALRHVLAEKMLLPKCLVPLNNLMTLNGVVPLNSWDEKLCPLNYMICLRSLSLAGISELHTKALSVALKKMEFLVYLNLSGEVLPSNMFTDSSMRRLQVLILHELSQLFVDKLAMLPCLAEMELLDKSYTETTLFFPERGFRSLKNLKLQNLNIQKLMIKHGAMPMLSILAMHGCCNLKILNGLNGLEHLQEVVIYNMEETLKLVDKKLFSKIKCLATPTMVTGREGGTGFLVRMAMPADDKQCIPVALESRGSDLEDAGPVVGKATDDIQVHYGAGAWIRSSSE, from the exons ATGCTGATTAATTCATTCTGCAGGTACGAGGACGGATATCTTACATGCTCCAGAAAAAGTGAATTTGCGATCCTTAGAGACCAAATCATCAACAAAACGGAAAATGTTTTTCACCGGGCTGTCGTCTCAATTTTGGGAGAGTGTGGCATTGGAAAAACAACGCTTGCGAAGAAGCTGTACAATGACCCAGATATCATGAAACACTTTGAGGTTCATGCCTGGGTATGCCTTCCACCACATATCAGGTTTGGAGACTATGTAGAGATTATGTACAAGCAGGTCAGCTCACAGGTCCCAGAAGCACCTGAACAAGACGAAACTGTAGCATGTTCACCTTGCGATGGAGAGACCACCGATAAGGAACTTAAGCTTCTGCAGCACCTTCAGAACAGGAGGTACCTAGTTGTCCTTGATGGGTTGTCCAACACCAGTGACTGGAACTCTTTGTTCGGCGTGCTGCCAGATGATAACAATGGCAGTCGTATCTTGCTCACAACACCGCTCAGTGTGAAGGAAATTAATCATATAGGCCCACAGATTGCTCGCATTGAGCTACCTTGTCTTGATATAATACACGGTGAAGAGTTATTTTGTCAacgagtttttggagctaaggAACCTCCACAAATTTATAGGAGCAAGGCTTACTATGAAAAAGTCCACCAGATATCAACAGGTCTTCCGCTGGCGATCATCGTGCTTGCAGGAATATTACGATCGAAGGTGATTCCCATGGAGTGGGATGATGTCTTTAAGCAACTCGAGTCCAATGGCCAGCCAAAACCAGTTAGAAGCATATGGTGTTTAGCGTTTGACGACTTGCCACACTACCTGAAATCATGCTTCCTCTACTTTGCGTCCATCTCGGAAAATGTTATTGTTTACCCTGATCGTTTGGTGCGTCTGTGGATTGCTGAGGGTTTTGTAGTGCCAAAGAAGGCAGAAACTCTGGAGGATGTTGGGTTTGACTATCTGAAAGAGCTGGTCTCGAGAGGGTTACTCCAGGTCATGGAGAAGGATGCTGGAGGATGCATCAAGCTGGTAACCATTCATAATCTTCTCCATTCCTTTGTGGAGTCTGAAGCACAAGACTCTTGTTTCCTTGAAATCCACCATCATGCAAATGTCCTAAATCCAAATGCAGTGCGGCGCCTTGCTGTACAAAACTATGTGGATACATATATTCACATACCTAATACATTCCCCAAGCTGCGTTCTCTTCTCTGTGATTTTGCAGAAGACCAACGTAGCAGCTCAAGCTTTGGAGGGCAGCAACCTCACTCATTATGGGGCAACCTTGCAGAGTTGTGCTTGAGATCCTGTGCCACTTCTAAGAGTGTTGGCTCAGATGTATTACATGGGCTCCACTTCTTACAAGGCTCCAGGTTCCTGCGAGTCATCGACCTGAATGGTCTAAAGATGCAAAAGCTGCCTAATGAGATTGGAAACATAATACACTTGAGGTACCTTGGAATTAGAAACAGCAACTTGGAGGAGCTCCCTTCATCCATGTCTAAGCTTGACAATCTCCAGACATTGGACGTACGGAGAACAAATGTGGGAAATATTGTTGATGAATTTTGGGAAATTCAAGCACTGAGGCATGTGCTCGCTGAGAAAATGCTGTTGCCCAAGTGCTTAGTACCCTTGAATAATTTGATGACACTCAATGGTGTGGTGCCTTTGAATTCATGGGATGAGAAACTCTGTCCCTTGAACTATATGATTTGTCTCCGATCACTGTCTTTGGCTGGCATTTCAGAACTCCATACCAAGGCACTTTCAGTTGCTCTGAAGAAAATGGAATTCCTTGTATACCTCAATTTATCAGGTGAAGTCCTTCCGTCTAACATGTTTACTGACTCAAGCATGCGCCGCCTCCAGGTCCTCATCCTGCATG AACTGTCACAGCTGTTTGTGGACAAGCTTGCCATGCTGCCGTGCCTTGCCGAGATGGAGCTCTTAGACAAATCATACACTGAGACAACTCTGTTCTTCCCTGAGAGGGGATTCCGGAGCCTAAAAAACCTGAAGCTTCAGAACTTGAATATACAGAAGTTAATGATAAAGCATGGAGCTATGCCAATGCTTTCCATCTTAGCCATGCATGGTTGTTGCAATTTAAAGATCCTTAATGGCTTGAATGGCTTGGAACATCTCCAAGAAGTGGTGATCTACAACATGGAAGAGACTCTAAAGCTTGTGGACAAGAAGCTTTTCAGCAAGATCAAATGCCTGGCTACCCCCACGATGGTAACAGGCCGAGAAGGGGGTACTGGTTTCTTGGTCAGAATGGCTATGCCCGCGGATGATAAGCAATGTATCCCAGTGGCTTTGGAATCACGCGGCAGTGATTTGGAGGATGCGGGTCCTGTTGTAGGGAAAGCAACTGATGACATTCAAGTACACTACGGTGCTGGTGCTTGGATCAGGTCATCCTCGGAGTAG
- the LOC133926826 gene encoding disease resistance protein RPM1-like isoform X1, producing the protein MLINSFCRYEDGYLTCSRKSEFAILRDQIINKTENVFHRAVVSILGECGIGKTTLAKKLYNDPDIMKHFEVHAWVCLPPHIRFGDYVEIMYKQVSSQVPEAPEQDETVACSPCDGETTDKELKLLQHLQNRRYLVVLDGLSNTSDWNSLFGVLPDDNNGSRILLTTPLSVKEINHIGPQIARIELPCLDIIHGEELFCQRVFGAKEPPQIYRSKAYYEKVHQISTGLPLAIIVLAGILRSKVIPMEWDDVFKQLESNGQPKPVRSIWCLAFDDLPHYLKSCFLYFASISENVIVYPDRLVRLWIAEGFVVPKKAETLEDVGFDYLKELVSRGLLQVMEKDAGGCIKLVTIHNLLHSFVESEAQDSCFLEIHHHANVLNPNAVRRLAVQNYVDTYIHIPNTFPKLRSLLCDFAEDQRSSSSFGGQQPHSLWGNLAELCLRSCATSKSVGSDVLHGLHFLQGSRFLRVIDLNGLKMQKLPNEIGNIIHLRYLGIRNSNLEELPSSMSKLDNLQTLDVRRTNVGNIVDEFWEIQALRHVLAEKMLLPKCLVPLNNLMTLNGVVPLNSWDEKLCPLNYMICLRSLSLAGISELHTKALSVALKKMEFLVYLNLSGEVLPSNMFTDSSMRRLQVLILHGKLEGLNVLLSDRYVLPNLTTLRLHKSELSQLFVDKLAMLPCLAEMELLDKSYTETTLFFPERGFRSLKNLKLQNLNIQKLMIKHGAMPMLSILAMHGCCNLKILNGLNGLEHLQEVVIYNMEETLKLVDKKLFSKIKCLATPTMVTGREGGTGFLVRMAMPADDKQCIPVALESRGSDLEDAGPVVGKATDDIQVHYGAGAWIRSSSE; encoded by the coding sequence ATGCTGATTAATTCATTCTGCAGGTACGAGGACGGATATCTTACATGCTCCAGAAAAAGTGAATTTGCGATCCTTAGAGACCAAATCATCAACAAAACGGAAAATGTTTTTCACCGGGCTGTCGTCTCAATTTTGGGAGAGTGTGGCATTGGAAAAACAACGCTTGCGAAGAAGCTGTACAATGACCCAGATATCATGAAACACTTTGAGGTTCATGCCTGGGTATGCCTTCCACCACATATCAGGTTTGGAGACTATGTAGAGATTATGTACAAGCAGGTCAGCTCACAGGTCCCAGAAGCACCTGAACAAGACGAAACTGTAGCATGTTCACCTTGCGATGGAGAGACCACCGATAAGGAACTTAAGCTTCTGCAGCACCTTCAGAACAGGAGGTACCTAGTTGTCCTTGATGGGTTGTCCAACACCAGTGACTGGAACTCTTTGTTCGGCGTGCTGCCAGATGATAACAATGGCAGTCGTATCTTGCTCACAACACCGCTCAGTGTGAAGGAAATTAATCATATAGGCCCACAGATTGCTCGCATTGAGCTACCTTGTCTTGATATAATACACGGTGAAGAGTTATTTTGTCAacgagtttttggagctaaggAACCTCCACAAATTTATAGGAGCAAGGCTTACTATGAAAAAGTCCACCAGATATCAACAGGTCTTCCGCTGGCGATCATCGTGCTTGCAGGAATATTACGATCGAAGGTGATTCCCATGGAGTGGGATGATGTCTTTAAGCAACTCGAGTCCAATGGCCAGCCAAAACCAGTTAGAAGCATATGGTGTTTAGCGTTTGACGACTTGCCACACTACCTGAAATCATGCTTCCTCTACTTTGCGTCCATCTCGGAAAATGTTATTGTTTACCCTGATCGTTTGGTGCGTCTGTGGATTGCTGAGGGTTTTGTAGTGCCAAAGAAGGCAGAAACTCTGGAGGATGTTGGGTTTGACTATCTGAAAGAGCTGGTCTCGAGAGGGTTACTCCAGGTCATGGAGAAGGATGCTGGAGGATGCATCAAGCTGGTAACCATTCATAATCTTCTCCATTCCTTTGTGGAGTCTGAAGCACAAGACTCTTGTTTCCTTGAAATCCACCATCATGCAAATGTCCTAAATCCAAATGCAGTGCGGCGCCTTGCTGTACAAAACTATGTGGATACATATATTCACATACCTAATACATTCCCCAAGCTGCGTTCTCTTCTCTGTGATTTTGCAGAAGACCAACGTAGCAGCTCAAGCTTTGGAGGGCAGCAACCTCACTCATTATGGGGCAACCTTGCAGAGTTGTGCTTGAGATCCTGTGCCACTTCTAAGAGTGTTGGCTCAGATGTATTACATGGGCTCCACTTCTTACAAGGCTCCAGGTTCCTGCGAGTCATCGACCTGAATGGTCTAAAGATGCAAAAGCTGCCTAATGAGATTGGAAACATAATACACTTGAGGTACCTTGGAATTAGAAACAGCAACTTGGAGGAGCTCCCTTCATCCATGTCTAAGCTTGACAATCTCCAGACATTGGACGTACGGAGAACAAATGTGGGAAATATTGTTGATGAATTTTGGGAAATTCAAGCACTGAGGCATGTGCTCGCTGAGAAAATGCTGTTGCCCAAGTGCTTAGTACCCTTGAATAATTTGATGACACTCAATGGTGTGGTGCCTTTGAATTCATGGGATGAGAAACTCTGTCCCTTGAACTATATGATTTGTCTCCGATCACTGTCTTTGGCTGGCATTTCAGAACTCCATACCAAGGCACTTTCAGTTGCTCTGAAGAAAATGGAATTCCTTGTATACCTCAATTTATCAGGTGAAGTCCTTCCGTCTAACATGTTTACTGACTCAAGCATGCGCCGCCTCCAGGTCCTCATCCTGCATGGTAAGCTAGAAGGGCTTAATGTTTTGCTGAGTGACCGATATGTCCTGCCAAACCTGACCACGCTCCGTTTGCACAAATCAGAACTGTCACAGCTGTTTGTGGACAAGCTTGCCATGCTGCCGTGCCTTGCCGAGATGGAGCTCTTAGACAAATCATACACTGAGACAACTCTGTTCTTCCCTGAGAGGGGATTCCGGAGCCTAAAAAACCTGAAGCTTCAGAACTTGAATATACAGAAGTTAATGATAAAGCATGGAGCTATGCCAATGCTTTCCATCTTAGCCATGCATGGTTGTTGCAATTTAAAGATCCTTAATGGCTTGAATGGCTTGGAACATCTCCAAGAAGTGGTGATCTACAACATGGAAGAGACTCTAAAGCTTGTGGACAAGAAGCTTTTCAGCAAGATCAAATGCCTGGCTACCCCCACGATGGTAACAGGCCGAGAAGGGGGTACTGGTTTCTTGGTCAGAATGGCTATGCCCGCGGATGATAAGCAATGTATCCCAGTGGCTTTGGAATCACGCGGCAGTGATTTGGAGGATGCGGGTCCTGTTGTAGGGAAAGCAACTGATGACATTCAAGTACACTACGGTGCTGGTGCTTGGATCAGGTCATCCTCGGAGTAG